The following proteins are encoded in a genomic region of Caminicella sporogenes DSM 14501:
- a CDS encoding S-layer homology domain-containing protein, translated as MKMKRKGIIRFLTLFFTLVMIINNTVLNVYGIQTNFTRKDLYKAAQKTIKYYYDNYKDKEFRGLLDWPALGLFGFGEDVSGPKWTVNGKNAAYWREMEVRKGIRLSKVKNTDFQRTIIGVCAAGKDPRDFGGLNLVEIEKSTMLPNGHFADSVADNKTGKPIGEDLINAHIFGVISLHCAGEPIPNRDKCLEWLEKQQHSDGGFTWDVKYFDDPEDYKLVESDVDMTAAALMAFAILGEDESNPVVARALQFLHDRQLDNGGFHSWGTENPESCSWVILALTLLGQDPMGKEWTKPGGGNPVTAMMRFQLKDGSFTHVLNEEDMLPIYDNGMSTEQALYGMASAYHNKCVFDMLHEKYRPEAEKKLFSDYKPGQFAFKETMDLVYDYVLSGYPDGTFRPNKPVTRAEFTSILVNALGLKREKKKYRASNKFNDIDENHWANGSIGVCASRGFVKGVSEKSFSPDSYITGEQLMTILVKAAGLENEARKKKVKGKGWAFGYIQVAKEKGLLFKGFNSKKAVNRAQCAWCIAKFRNLLKK; from the coding sequence ATGAAGATGAAAAGGAAAGGGATTATACGATTTTTAACTCTATTTTTTACTCTTGTAATGATTATTAATAATACGGTATTAAATGTCTATGGAATTCAAACTAATTTTACTAGAAAAGATTTATACAAGGCAGCTCAAAAGACAATAAAATATTATTATGACAATTATAAGGATAAGGAATTTAGAGGATTGTTAGATTGGCCTGCTTTGGGATTGTTTGGATTTGGGGAAGATGTAAGCGGACCTAAGTGGACTGTAAATGGTAAAAATGCTGCATATTGGAGAGAAATGGAAGTAAGGAAAGGTATTAGACTTTCTAAAGTAAAGAATACAGATTTTCAGAGAACTATTATAGGTGTATGTGCGGCTGGAAAAGATCCGAGAGATTTTGGAGGGCTAAATTTAGTTGAGATAGAAAAGAGTACTATGCTGCCAAATGGGCATTTTGCAGATTCAGTTGCAGATAACAAGACGGGAAAACCAATTGGAGAAGATTTGATAAATGCTCATATTTTTGGAGTTATTTCACTTCACTGTGCAGGGGAGCCTATTCCAAATAGAGATAAATGTTTAGAATGGCTTGAAAAACAACAGCATTCTGATGGAGGATTTACTTGGGATGTAAAGTATTTTGATGACCCGGAAGATTATAAATTAGTTGAATCAGATGTAGATATGACTGCAGCTGCTCTTATGGCTTTTGCAATATTAGGAGAAGATGAGTCAAATCCTGTAGTAGCAAGAGCACTTCAATTTTTACATGACAGACAGCTTGATAATGGAGGATTTCATTCTTGGGGGACAGAAAATCCAGAAAGTTGTTCATGGGTTATTTTAGCACTTACACTATTAGGACAAGATCCTATGGGAAAAGAATGGACAAAACCAGGTGGGGGTAATCCTGTAACAGCTATGATGAGATTTCAGCTTAAAGATGGAAGTTTTACTCATGTTTTAAATGAAGAAGATATGCTTCCAATATATGATAATGGAATGTCAACAGAACAAGCATTGTATGGTATGGCAAGTGCATATCATAATAAGTGTGTATTTGATATGCTTCATGAAAAATATAGACCTGAGGCTGAAAAAAAATTATTTAGCGATTATAAACCGGGGCAGTTTGCTTTTAAAGAAACTATGGATTTAGTATATGATTATGTATTATCAGGTTATCCAGATGGGACTTTCAGACCAAATAAACCTGTAACAAGAGCTGAGTTTACATCAATTTTAGTTAATGCTTTAGGATTAAAAAGGGAAAAGAAAAAATATAGGGCTTCTAATAAATTTAATGATATTGATGAAAATCATTGGGCAAATGGAAGTATAGGTGTTTGTGCAAGTAGAGGTTTTGTAAAAGGAGTTTCAGAAAAAAGTTTTTCACCTGACAGTTATATTACAGGAGAACAGTTGATGACTATATTAGTAAAGGCAGCAGGACTTGAAAATGAAGCACGAAAGAAAAAGGTAAAAGGTAAAGGTTGGGCTTTTGGATATATTCAAGTTGCAAAGGAAAAAGGACTTTTGTTTAAAGGATTTAATTCTAAAAAAGCAGTAAATAGAGCACAATGTGCATGGTGCATTGCAAAGTTTAGAAACCTATTAAAAAAATAA
- a CDS encoding VWA domain-containing protein → MAIDSEINIINIFICFCIVVYFLIQFNRHFNTFSKKKFVMWICIRLTIIACLICAFFNVKWIATPHYTTTVFLVDMSLSAEEHKKEIEDYINRQLLKKKARDKIAVITFGKEPMIEVPISKDIKEVRLETKPNPLFTNIEEALSFTADYFPLNTNKRIVLFTDGYENMGNVYEEVLKLKSQNINLYIYPLKNKLNADFQITAINMPHYVYRGARVSAEVVIDATSDGEGLFRLYSSGNKIIEKHIKVQRGKNTFLFKVLMQDVGNIKYTGEIEFKEDTNPENNFINVSTMVIDDKPNVLIVGNREDAKNVENLLDSLHIHKECYTPSRVPSSIDFLSGFQEIILVNVDHKYISSELEKNIERCVREQGIGLIVIGGENTFALGGYENTTLEKMLPVRCKMRGNKKQPNTGLILIIDCSGSMEDESGGVKKIEMAKEAAIKSIEILEDKDYIGVLGFSDRLEWIIPFQQIKDKEKIKYNIGKLRAKGGTLILPALKEAEKAFKRADVKIKHIILLSDGQGEREGFKEVVSNMKIQNITLSSVAVGQDAEKKLLKTVSKFTGGRSYEVVNYYEIPDIFARETYLITKKYLNNYVFVPEIVSKKDYFEKQNLPALRGYLGTGIKDGADIILQSDKEDPILAVWNYYLGKVIVWTSDLSGKWSSDWINWGEFQRQWGKIINEALNIYRYKDVKVQILQDGCKVFIYLDSGKKKEKMSAQVVIQGPEDVQKKINLKQIRLGEFQGQIVLDRLGDYVLTFHIYHGDKEVNRTVRTIYLDYSPEYDINQDINVKNILLTNFANILDENLNIFDLPITLLNKSKKSLKYLFIPLALFLFIADIWIRKN, encoded by the coding sequence GTGGCTATTGATAGTGAAATAAATATTATAAATATATTTATTTGTTTTTGTATAGTAGTTTATTTTTTAATACAGTTTAATAGACATTTTAATACTTTTTCTAAGAAAAAATTTGTCATGTGGATATGTATTAGACTTACTATTATAGCCTGTCTTATATGTGCATTTTTTAATGTAAAATGGATAGCAACTCCTCATTATACTACAACAGTATTTCTCGTTGATATGTCGTTAAGTGCAGAAGAACATAAAAAAGAGATAGAAGATTATATCAATCGACAGTTATTAAAGAAAAAGGCAAGAGATAAAATTGCAGTTATAACATTTGGAAAAGAGCCTATGATTGAAGTTCCAATTTCAAAGGATATAAAAGAAGTTAGATTAGAAACAAAGCCAAATCCTTTATTTACGAATATTGAAGAGGCATTATCTTTTACAGCAGATTATTTTCCACTTAATACCAATAAGAGAATAGTATTATTTACAGATGGATATGAAAATATGGGAAATGTTTATGAGGAAGTTTTAAAGCTGAAAAGTCAAAATATCAATTTATATATTTATCCCTTAAAAAATAAGTTGAATGCAGATTTTCAGATTACTGCAATTAATATGCCTCATTATGTATATAGGGGTGCAAGAGTTAGTGCAGAAGTAGTTATAGATGCGACTTCAGATGGAGAAGGTTTATTTCGCTTGTATTCTTCTGGAAATAAAATAATAGAAAAGCACATTAAAGTTCAAAGGGGTAAGAATACTTTTTTATTTAAAGTATTAATGCAAGATGTTGGAAATATAAAATATACGGGGGAAATAGAGTTTAAAGAAGATACTAATCCTGAAAATAATTTTATTAATGTAAGTACAATGGTGATAGATGATAAACCAAATGTATTAATAGTAGGCAACAGAGAAGATGCTAAAAATGTTGAAAATTTGCTAGATAGTTTACATATACATAAAGAATGTTATACTCCATCAAGGGTACCTTCAAGTATAGATTTTTTATCTGGATTTCAAGAAATAATATTAGTCAATGTAGATCATAAGTATATATCAAGTGAATTAGAAAAGAATATTGAACGTTGTGTAAGAGAACAGGGAATAGGTTTGATTGTAATAGGTGGTGAAAATACATTTGCTTTAGGAGGATATGAAAATACTACTTTGGAAAAAATGCTTCCAGTTAGATGTAAAATGAGAGGAAATAAAAAACAGCCCAATACTGGTTTAATTCTTATAATTGATTGTTCTGGGAGTATGGAAGATGAAAGTGGTGGAGTAAAGAAAATAGAAATGGCAAAAGAAGCTGCAATTAAGTCAATAGAAATTCTTGAAGATAAAGATTATATAGGGGTTTTAGGGTTTTCAGACAGGTTAGAGTGGATTATACCATTTCAGCAAATAAAAGATAAAGAAAAAATAAAATACAATATAGGAAAACTTAGAGCCAAAGGTGGAACATTAATTTTACCTGCACTTAAAGAAGCTGAAAAAGCTTTTAAAAGAGCAGATGTAAAGATAAAACATATTATTCTGTTAAGTGATGGGCAAGGGGAGAGAGAAGGCTTTAAAGAAGTAGTTTCAAATATGAAAATACAAAATATTACTCTATCAAGTGTTGCGGTAGGACAGGATGCAGAGAAAAAACTTTTAAAGACGGTCAGTAAGTTTACTGGTGGAAGGAGCTATGAAGTTGTCAATTATTATGAAATACCAGATATATTTGCTAGAGAGACTTATCTGATTACTAAAAAATATTTAAATAATTATGTATTTGTACCTGAAATAGTCAGTAAAAAAGATTATTTTGAGAAACAAAATTTACCTGCTTTAAGGGGATATTTAGGCACAGGTATAAAAGATGGAGCAGATATTATTCTTCAGAGTGATAAAGAAGACCCAATTCTTGCAGTGTGGAATTATTATCTAGGCAAAGTAATAGTATGGACTTCTGATTTATCTGGGAAATGGAGCAGTGACTGGATAAATTGGGGTGAATTTCAAAGGCAGTGGGGCAAAATAATTAATGAAGCTTTAAATATTTACAGATATAAAGATGTGAAGGTTCAAATCCTGCAAGATGGCTGTAAAGTTTTTATTTATTTAGATTCAGGTAAAAAGAAAGAAAAAATGTCTGCACAAGTAGTGATTCAAGGACCAGAAGACGTGCAGAAAAAAATAAATCTTAAACAAATAAGATTGGGTGAGTTTCAAGGACAAATAGTTTTAGATAGATTAGGTGATTATGTATTGACATTTCATATATATCATGGTGATAAAGAGGTAAATAGAACTGTTCGTACAATATATTTAGATTATTCTCCTGAGTATGATATTAATCAAGATATAAACGTTAAAAATATTTTATTAACGAATTTTGCCAATATATTAGATGAGAATTTGAATATATTTGATTTACCTATTACTTTATTGAACAAGTCAAAAAAGTCTTTAAAATATCTTTTTATACCATTAGCTTTATTTTTATTTATTGCGGATATATGGATAAGAAAAAATTAA
- a CDS encoding vWA domain-containing protein, translating to MTFLNPMGLLLGLCLSVIILLYFRKKQVVEIKVSNIKLWDEVIEEVEGIRKRKLDRYLLLIIQLLIGLFLVFVFAHPIYLNKFNSSKVIIGLDVSISMNTNEKGKTHLDMAKDKIINYVNSAPKKTRYTLILLKKNSEVCLEEGIRDDVVRALRKVFSTKEYLDLQNAAYLLSKYDGEKVIVSDKSIMLGDKEIIVGKSLNNVGIVGADYDPYRNEVLCHIKNYCSKSKKIRVCMKSNTGKVDIQSIVVSSNMKETLFFSIDKKDSYVVFNIENKDDLEDDNSYILAFGDKYKKKVLYIGSNIFIKNALESILNLRFDTLDKVAGKVQNYDAYIVENEIDISKLPQNTAVWVMKPSIKMIEKSKKGLSKVVNKGSLFTKNLFKSGISAADVSLLNYKSGYNSVLEVNNKPVMIYGLENGFKRIYSSIDFYKTDMVMKPDFPVFIYKTIEWLLDGYNRSYISGDKIYFTNDKYKKADLFLWNKKIAEIKPNIPYILNEIGIYTLKNQNEEIQSFVVNIPSKFIFGEEVRFESKNKSMKYGIKDLSNIFILLALFLLVIEWEVYKRGY from the coding sequence ATGACATTTTTAAATCCTATGGGCTTACTTCTTGGGTTGTGCTTGTCGGTAATTATACTGCTTTATTTTAGGAAAAAGCAGGTTGTAGAGATTAAAGTTTCAAATATTAAGTTGTGGGATGAAGTGATAGAAGAAGTAGAGGGAATAAGAAAGAGAAAATTAGACAGATACCTTCTTTTAATTATACAACTTCTTATTGGATTATTTTTAGTTTTTGTATTTGCACATCCTATATATTTGAATAAGTTTAATAGCAGTAAAGTTATTATTGGACTAGATGTTTCTATTTCTATGAATACAAATGAAAAAGGGAAGACTCATTTAGATATGGCAAAAGACAAAATAATTAATTATGTAAATAGTGCCCCTAAAAAAACGAGATATACTTTAATACTTTTAAAGAAAAATAGTGAGGTTTGTTTAGAAGAAGGAATTAGAGATGATGTTGTAAGAGCACTTAGAAAGGTATTTTCTACTAAAGAATATCTTGATTTACAAAATGCAGCTTATTTACTTAGCAAGTATGATGGTGAAAAAGTAATTGTAAGTGATAAATCTATTATGTTAGGAGATAAAGAAATTATAGTTGGAAAAAGTTTAAACAATGTAGGTATTGTAGGTGCTGATTATGACCCGTATAGGAATGAAGTATTATGTCATATAAAAAACTATTGCAGTAAATCAAAAAAAATAAGAGTGTGTATGAAAAGTAATACGGGAAAAGTAGATATTCAGTCAATTGTTGTTTCATCTAATATGAAAGAAACTTTATTTTTTTCTATTGACAAGAAAGATAGTTATGTAGTTTTTAATATAGAGAATAAAGATGATTTAGAAGATGATAATAGCTATATATTAGCTTTTGGTGATAAATATAAGAAAAAGGTATTATACATAGGCAGTAATATTTTTATAAAAAATGCACTTGAGAGTATTTTAAATTTACGATTTGATACTTTAGATAAAGTAGCTGGTAAAGTGCAGAATTATGATGCATATATAGTAGAAAATGAAATTGATATTTCAAAATTGCCACAAAATACAGCAGTATGGGTCATGAAACCTTCAATAAAAATGATTGAAAAAAGTAAAAAGGGATTATCAAAAGTTGTTAATAAAGGTAGTTTGTTTACAAAAAATCTTTTTAAAAGTGGTATATCGGCAGCAGATGTTTCTCTTTTAAATTATAAGTCAGGATACAATTCTGTTTTAGAAGTAAATAATAAACCAGTAATGATATATGGTTTGGAAAATGGATTTAAAAGAATATACTCTTCAATAGATTTTTATAAGACAGATATGGTCATGAAACCAGATTTTCCAGTATTTATTTATAAAACTATAGAATGGCTGCTTGATGGTTACAATAGAAGTTATATTTCGGGAGATAAAATATATTTTACAAATGATAAATATAAGAAAGCAGACTTGTTTTTATGGAATAAAAAAATAGCTGAAATAAAGCCAAATATTCCCTATATTTTAAATGAAATAGGAATATATACCTTGAAAAATCAAAATGAAGAAATACAGTCATTTGTTGTAAATATACCAAGCAAATTCATATTTGGAGAAGAAGTTAGATTTGAAAGTAAAAATAAGAGCATGAAATATGGGATAAAAGATTTAAGCAATATATTTATATTATTAGCCCTTTTTCTATTGGTGATTGAGTGGGAGGTATATAAGCGTGGCTATTGA
- a CDS encoding DUF58 domain-containing protein, with protein MEEFLYEIENLSIRPRKRLLRGGKGHHRGSGFGNSMDFYGHRQYTVGDDIKKVDWKAYLRTEDFYVKEFIEDKQLNVNIILDNSKSMDFGNPKKWEISKMISLGIGYITLKQMDILNVFTINDGINCVLDNIKGKDSIYKLIEVLSKIEPKGKTDFTQIWNLESIKPGITFIISDFFGDSLDSFMDYLYLQRNEIISIHILDTLEIQPEFEEELKLIDMETKDVRRVKIDRNVREKYLKKIHDFIEKCKNICEAREAFHVFALTNTSPKEILARALGGV; from the coding sequence TTGGAGGAGTTTTTATATGAAATAGAAAATTTGAGTATAAGACCTCGAAAAAGACTGTTAAGAGGCGGAAAAGGACATCATAGAGGAAGTGGTTTTGGAAATTCTATGGATTTTTATGGGCATAGGCAGTATACAGTAGGGGATGATATAAAAAAAGTAGATTGGAAGGCATATCTTAGAACTGAAGATTTTTATGTAAAGGAATTTATAGAAGATAAACAGCTAAATGTAAATATTATATTGGATAATAGCAAGTCTATGGATTTTGGCAATCCAAAAAAATGGGAAATAAGCAAAATGATTTCTTTGGGAATAGGTTATATTACTTTAAAACAAATGGACATTTTAAATGTATTTACAATAAATGATGGAATAAATTGTGTACTAGATAATATAAAGGGTAAAGATTCAATTTATAAATTGATAGAAGTATTGTCAAAAATTGAGCCTAAAGGAAAGACTGATTTTACTCAGATATGGAATTTAGAAAGTATTAAACCTGGGATTACATTTATCATATCGGATTTTTTTGGAGATTCTTTGGATAGTTTTATGGATTATCTATATTTACAAAGAAATGAGATAATATCAATACATATTCTAGATACTTTAGAAATTCAGCCTGAATTTGAAGAGGAACTTAAACTAATAGATATGGAAACTAAAGATGTCAGGAGAGTTAAAATTGATAGAAATGTAAGGGAAAAGTATCTAAAGAAAATTCATGATTTTATTGAAAAATGTAAAAATATATGTGAAGCTAGAGAAGCTTTCCATGTATTTGCTTTGACAAATACATCTCCAAAGGAAATACTGGCAAGAGCTCTGGGAGGTGTTTAA
- a CDS encoding AAA family ATPase, with the protein MKTDSIKSFRDDFETIVKEVEKQIVGQNKIVKNLLIGIIAGGNVLMEGVPGLGKTVLVKTFAKVMDLPFSRIQFTPDLMPTDIIGTEIINKTDGDITFCFQKGPIFSSLILADEINRATPKTQSALLEAMQEKTVSVGRKIYHLQEPFFVLATQNPLEMEGTYPLPEAQLDRFMFKLHITLPEKEDIFRIMDITVGGLQKPVIEKQITRERLLEMKEIAMKVPIASNVKEKAVRIMLETHPDRTDIKMVKEYVRCGVSIRGIQSVIAGAKVKALSEGRFHVSFEDIYDMAVISMRHRIFLNFKAMADKIEVDYIIREILKKVK; encoded by the coding sequence GTGAAAACGGATAGTATAAAAAGTTTTAGAGATGATTTTGAAACGATTGTAAAAGAGGTAGAGAAACAAATAGTGGGACAAAATAAAATTGTTAAAAATCTGCTTATAGGTATTATTGCAGGTGGAAATGTGTTGATGGAAGGAGTTCCGGGTTTAGGTAAGACAGTACTTGTTAAGACGTTTGCAAAAGTAATGGATTTACCTTTTTCACGTATTCAATTTACACCCGATTTGATGCCTACGGATATTATTGGAACAGAGATAATAAATAAGACAGATGGAGATATTACATTTTGTTTTCAAAAAGGACCTATTTTTAGTTCACTAATACTTGCTGATGAAATTAATAGAGCAACTCCTAAAACTCAAAGTGCACTGCTGGAAGCTATGCAGGAAAAAACAGTTTCTGTTGGTAGAAAAATATATCATTTGCAAGAACCTTTTTTCGTTTTGGCTACTCAAAATCCTTTGGAAATGGAAGGAACATATCCTCTACCAGAAGCACAGTTAGATAGATTTATGTTTAAACTGCATATTACTTTACCTGAAAAGGAAGATATTTTCAGAATAATGGATATTACAGTAGGAGGACTGCAAAAACCTGTAATTGAAAAACAGATAACCAGAGAACGATTGTTAGAAATGAAAGAAATTGCCATGAAAGTTCCAATAGCATCAAATGTTAAAGAGAAAGCTGTTCGCATAATGCTTGAAACTCATCCTGACCGTACGGATATAAAAATGGTAAAAGAGTATGTGAGATGTGGAGTTAGTATTAGGGGTATTCAGTCAGTAATTGCAGGTGCAAAAGTTAAAGCACTGTCAGAAGGAAGATTTCATGTGTCTTTTGAAGATATTTACGATATGGCAGTTATAAGTATGCGTCATCGAATATTTTTAAATTTTAAGGCTATGGCAGATAAAATTGAGGTAGATTATATTATTAGGGAAATTTTGAAGAAGGTGAAATAA